In the genome of Primulina tabacum isolate GXHZ01 chromosome 13, ASM2559414v2, whole genome shotgun sequence, the window GACCCAAAAACAATTGGACCAGACAGCAGAACCTAAAGTGGCCCAAGTTCCAAACTCAGAGCAAAACACGGAGTATTATTTAACACCACAAAATGGAAGTGTAGAATACATCGAAGGAATACCCACTCACAttactaataaaattcaaaCCACTTCAAGTCATTTACAATTTCCAGGGAAAAACAGATTAGTTTTTTCCCTTCTATTTCTGGCCCTGATATTTGAGTTACAAAAGTAAACTCAGGTGACAGTTTTAACATTAAAACAAGTAGAGTTGCATCTTAAGATAATGAGAAAAGGGCTTTCGAGAAATGACAGCTCGCTTCTGACAACAATGGCTCGTGTTCCTTGCAGAATGGATCATGATGAACAACACCAACTCTTTTTATTTTGTCCATCTGTTTCTCGATCCCCATCTGCCCGTATGACTAATCTTTTCCCATTTCCTATCCGGCCAATTTCTTTATGTTTGAGTTCTTGAGATTGAATTACTTTCCTACTTAAAATGTTATAGATCTCTTTTACAACCATCTGAAAGGCAGAAGATACATTGGAGGAATCTAGAGCTGAAGTTTCTATGAAGAACAGACCCTGCGTCTCAGCCAAGGACTTGCCTTCAGCAGTTTTCACCTCCCGGGCATCTTTGAGATCAGATTTATTGCCCACTAATATAGTCACCACGTTCATGTCCGAATGGGCTGTTAAAAAAAGATATATAACATTATAACTCCAATAAGTATGCATGTCAATAAAGTATATCTCTAACAATACCAAAGcacaaaacaaaaacaaaaatgaagtCCTAAAGGCCGCATTGTTTACTATGAAGTTCATTAAGCCATCTGCCAATGCTTTCGAAGGTCTGGCGTCTGCTAATGTCATAGACCAGAAGCGCTCCGACTGCCCCTCTATAATAGGCAGATGTAACGGCCCTAAATCTCTCCTGACCAGCCGTGTCCCAAATCTGTGCTTTAACTTCCTTCCCATTGATTATCATCTTCTGAGTCTGAAATTCCACTCCAATGGTAGATTTTGAATTAGAGTAAAACTCATCCCTGGCAAATCTAGCAAGCAAGTTTGATTTCCCAACAGCTGAATCACCAATCAAAACAATCTTGAAAAGGTAATCCTCAGTCTGTTCTACCTCATTATAAAAGGCCATCTTTTCACCCTTTAAAATTCTTAGCTACGAAACCATATCGAGTATTTGCTAACAAGAGAAGGATTTCTGTAGATATTTTAACACCGTTCAATATCAGACTTCACACAGTTCAAGATGTAGGATTGTGGATGTCGCCGGAGAACAATATGCGCAACTGTAAAGACCATCAGATAAAGCTCGTCAGGTAGGTAAAGTACATGTATAGGCAGCGGTCCAGCACTAAAATGCAAATGAGAAGAAAAATGTATAACAAAATAGTTGCATATATAAGACCACGATGAGTCAATTGCTCAGTACTCCACCCCAAAATAGCAGCTTTACTGGCAGCCACA includes:
- the LOC142521720 gene encoding ras-related protein RABA5a-like, translated to MAFYNEVEQTEDYLFKIVLIGDSAVGKSNLLARFARDEFYSNSKSTIGVEFQTQKMIINGKEVKAQIWDTAGQERFRAVTSAYYRGAVGALLVYDISRRQTFESIGRWLNELHTHSDMNVVTILVGNKSDLKDAREVKTAEGKSLAETQGLFFIETSALDSSNVSSAFQMVVKEIYNILSRKVIQSQELKHKEIGRIGNGKRLVIRADGDRETDGQNKKSWCCSS